The Gorilla gorilla gorilla isolate KB3781 chromosome 17, NHGRI_mGorGor1-v2.1_pri, whole genome shotgun sequence genome contains a region encoding:
- the LOC109024004 gene encoding proline-rich proteoglycan 2-like, with protein MCPAYRCHSQYSKSKHIKARSLQAELGAGGTRGTAARHSTGPPGPARQAAAVALPEDSARSPPPPPPPSSGARRGAGEAAGGVRGPGRGKGRGHGAVTWARAVARGVRSPAAAGPRTHRARSFPRRPGELLGPRPEASRPGRPSSAPRRCPRGPDRLELRGRPAAGGLSRWAPGSPHPLPPPGRPRSLGESRKGLPRRAGGRERRLRHPNRSVTAAATTTRAVLLLPTCREATEHARAGTTSGSLVPVMKFTAELEFELSAHRVWRGAICNPNSSTLKPGPGRAC; from the exons ATGTGTCCTGCATACCGCTGTCACTCTCAGTACTCAAAAAGTAAACATATCAAAGCCAGAAGC CTGCAAGCGGAGCTGGGGGCCGGAGGGACGCGAGGCACCGCCGCCCGGCATTCAACCGGCCCGCCCGGCCCGGCTCGTCAGGCGGCCGCGGTCGCCCTCCCAGAGGATTCCGCGCGCTccccgccgccgccaccgccgccgtcGTCGGGAGCCCGCCGCGGGGCGGGGGAAGCCGCGGGCGGGGTGCGCGGGCCCGGccgggggaaggggaggggacatGGCGCGGTTACCTGGGCTCGGGCGGTGGCGAGGGGAGTCCGCTCTCCCGCCGCTGCTGGTCCGCGGACGCACCGGGCCCGTAGCTTTCCCCGGCGGCCCGGAGAGCTCCTCGGCCCCCGCCCCGAGGCGTCCCGGCCAGGCCGCCCCTCCTCAGCGCCGCGCCGCTGCCCGCGCGGGCCGGACCGCCTCGAGCTCCGGGGCCGCCCTGCGGCGGGGGGCCTCTCTCGCTGGGCGCCTGGCTCCCCTCACCCGCTCCCACCCCCTGGGCGGCCGCGGAGCCTAGGGGAGAGCAGGAAGGGCCTCCCGAGGAGAGCGGGAGGGCGCGAACGCAGGCTCCGCCACCCAAACCGCTCCGTTACCGCAGCGGCGACGACGACCAGGGCCGTGTTGTTGCTGCCAACTTGTCGAGAGGCCACTGAGCATGCGCGCGCGGGGACCACATCCGG gtcaCTTGTCCCTGTGATGAAGTTCacagcagagctggaatttgaactctCTGCCCACAGAGTGTGGCGTGGTGCTATCTGCAACCCAAATAGCTCTACCCTGAAGCCAGGGCCTGGGAGGGCCTGCTGA